A genomic window from Ciona intestinalis chromosome 8, KH, whole genome shotgun sequence includes:
- the LOC100186329 gene encoding uncharacterized protein LOC100186329, whose product MTNRHHNANPRSAAPRGDAVTWVGGNCGRHGSYVFYKAFRYHITSEPTRLPSLPNTPRGRTRDRRHQSEASRSDDADSPDDVARDVIGTEERILALGEFFFVQCRPEDPVCVGELQLLWHDKHSGQDLASTRLYYLPDTTPAGRTSQHGEDEMLAVSEKIVMRTTDLASWLVEPEEWNYGSPLLLTPKPPNGGVIQPTTPPLHRYSLLHSSVNMQDVLMERKALNTSTNTACCLHSNATAQEDGSPVQQTCQCNGARRHKAEVLMLSVSAYCRHKALMKRIEGTERDWLERPGAGLMLAALGIFTSDNPRARVVFCRDTFDYPQLFEHDLICEELAPVFKGRPRKKPKNKNGSNGSKLGNKKSSGSAGIRNVANKQENASSEKDGEALTPTRRYSSRRRSKRKSPQTSLYEQEFAPQSRSNKRSRRTSARTPTPVSELSDVKPRLEASSRSEPASPDSKTSVNGGYASEATVAQTIDAAAQAAVTNSWKKKTRPKRRPGRRSSTSALSIAIKNSLLENNPVSKENDSTENKTSQVPRPPSTSSCVSSSSDPSSRSSSPSIELRTRDLNTQAPTQRSDSPASVASSIASHDGLSSPSSGSPLDFTAIMSDDQCSVRANVTPLTTEDSESLRGLRDGKILESQSAFLELLYQFMRKRNTPIGRIPSLGFKKLDLWTFFKLSQEYGGYDMVTAKRLWKHVYDRMGGNPSCTSAATCTRKHFEKLLLPLEMHLRKTLRPKDNDLTKNKLDGEVEDVNSNSTTPLHISPQLRTFNGDAYFHNETSLHKPGKPATHSTATDQQSKRTEILVGKQQHYEKGATPLSSTNSTSCIAASVAPFVNFEALAHSVIRDELLANRGPHSSSQRHQNEHSLSPRPHDLTKTPDSHPASTRAETTRIITPSPSERQGVVTTVPSTQHSHFGPPLFSIRTRTHCPRSSGAPPPFVPTRSKPVQLLAEAGARLGGDNGEGSRSKPPMFDDKHDSERLAERHRNQQKRQFGEVSNPASSSPSSPKRPCPATSLTTPSPSNRRYDIRNLVSIPTEDNSKTRNPDIGSAKTFPNPDGPRQQVSETEATRLKYDPLIRRVFPDHRPTKVAPIGEHDAERTQSRQVTPKSHVTDRGVRNPDETNRPREEFVDRHWRPEVGIDRKRESEDAHRRSSATSSSGYYYPPKNNNTSHKEAYYRPVGMIASYREAKQRIQQQQQQKHTPSDPAPKPGHHTQQASSHEKMSGPHMVAEERKILRPSSPHRPSGNGTSHYQTPTPKPLMQKRDSQSYSHHHTPSHNARPPTKREPDSERKPFSASFSVDRLTAKSHDAPNPHKPQPPKQEPTQQRYPFVPGRVATPKQSPYADRCAPDRRSFPPSATGDPFRSQHSLSHPQGRNGATPTRLSKPEYIPDRSPRDGKSDIFATPPGRAKDPSPPVKHGSHLSPSARALLANLPPPVASAIYPYIPKDCPPHVLARILQETEKVIGITPGAPPVPPPLDIMARHQAHFTQQQKQLEHQTALQDAVLRQHLAGDPFRMISPQEQQAAAMDYLARAASAVNGGTAPNMQPGPDPALMASKLQMYQLYTQQLASLHQNVARQLQETAGPSVPQAAKLGHVTSSDMLQQLARISSGQIGNGTTAFPDLRNPSYLAATPQIPPQMTPEVAARLAYSIGRR is encoded by the exons gacGAAATGTTGGCGGTTTCGGAAAAGATCGTTATGCGAACCACCGACCTTGCCTCGTGGTTGGTCGAGCCTGAAGAATGGAACTATGGCAGCCCCCTTCTCCTTACCCCG AAACCTCCAAACGGTGGTGTAATACAACCAACTACTCCCCCCCTCCACCGATATTCCCTCCTACACTCCAGTGTAAATATGCAGGACGTACTGATGGAACGAAAAGCTCTCAACACATCAA cAAATACAGCCTGCTGCCTACATTCCAATGCTACAGCCCAAGAAGATGGAAGTCCTGTACAGCAAACTTGCCAATGCAACGGTGCCAGGAGACACAAGGCAGAAGTTCTAATGCTGAGCGTCAGTGCTTACTGTAGACACAAGGCGCTAATGAAGCGTATCGAAGGAACGGAGCGTGATTGGCTGGAGCGTCCGGGGGCGGGTTTGATGCTTGCTGCACTTGGAATATTCACGAGTGACAACCCGAGAGCAAGGGTCGTGTTTTGTCGGGATACTTTCGACTATCCCCAGCTTTTTGAGCACGATTTGATCTGCGAAGAGCTCG CGCCAGTGTTTAAGGGTCGCCCGCGTAAGAAGCCTAAAAATAAGAACGGCTCAAACGGATCTAAATTAGGCAACAAAAAGTCATCGGGAAGTGCTGGAATTAGAAACGTAGCTAATAAGCAAGAAAACGCATCATCAGAAAAG gACGGCGAAGCTCTCACCCCGACTCGAAGATACAGCAGCCGCCGCCGCAGCAAGCGCAAATCCCCGCAGACATCACTTTACGAGCAGGAGTTCGCGCCGCAGTCCCGATCGAACAAAAGAAGCCGGCGTACTTCTGCGCGCACCCCAACACCGGTCAGCGAACTCTCTGACGTTAAACCAAGACTTGAGGCTTCTTCGAGGTCGGAACCCGCCTCCCCTGACTCCAAAACCAGCGTCAACGGAGGATACGCTTCAGAAGCGACCGTAGCGCAAACTATTGACGCGGCTGCGCAAGCCGCGGTTACCAACTCCTGGAAAAAGAAGACTCGACCAAAACGCCGCCCAGGACGCCGATCCTCCACCTCAGCTTTAAGCATAGCAATCAAAAACAGTCTACTAGAAAATAACCCAGTTTCAAAAGAAAACGACTCCACCGAAAACAAAACCTCTCAAGTTCCCCGCCCTCCCTCTACATCAAGCTGCGTGTCTTCATCGTCCGATCCATCGTCTCGAAGTTCGAGTCCCTCAATTGAGCTTCGAACCCGGGATCTTAATACCCAAGCCCCCACACAGCGTTCAGATTCTCCAGCATCTGTTGCTTCTTCTATCGCCAGCCACGACGGTCTTTCTTCGCCTTCGTCTGGTTCTCCGCTTGATTTTACTGCAATAATGTCTGACGATCAATGCTCTGTTCGAGCCAACGTTACGCCTTTGACTACGGAAGATTCAGAGAGCCTTCGCGGGCTTCGCGACGGTAAAATCCTGGAGTCGCAATCTGCTTTCCTCGAGCTTCTGTACCAGTTCATGAGGAAAAGAAACACACCTATTGGAAGAATACCTTCTCTGGGGTTCAAAAAac TTGACCTGTGGACCTTTTTCAAGCTCTCCCAAGAATACGGAGGTTATGACATG GTAACAGCCAAACGTCTATGGAAACACGTCTATGACCGTATGGGCGGAAATCCCTCTTGTACAAGCGCTGCTACGTGTACAAGAAAACATTTCGAAAA ATTACTGTTACCATTGGAAATGCATCTCCGAAAAACATTACGTCCGAAAGACAACGATTTGACGAAAAATAAACTGGACGGGGAAGTAGAAGACGTCAATTCAAATTCG ACCACACCCCTCCATATTTCACCTCAGTTAAGAACTTTTAACGGAGACGCATATTTTCACAACGAAACTTCACTTCACAAACCCGGCAAACCAGCTACACATTCTACAGCAACGGACCAACAGTCGAAGAGAACCGAGATCCTTGTCGGCAAACAACAACATTACGAAAAAGGTGCTACGCCCCTTTCAAGCACCAATAGCACAAGCTGTATCGCAGCCAGCGTTGCCCCGTTCGTCAATTTTGAGGCGCTTGCTCACAGTGTTATCCGAGACGAACTTCTCGCCAACCGGGGGCCGCACAGTAGCAGCCAGCGTCATCAAAACGAACACAGCCTGTCCCCAAGACCCCACGACTTAACTAAGACCCCTGATTCCCACCCGGCATCCACTCGAGCCGAAACAACTCGTATTATTACTCCTTCTCCGTCGGAAAGACAAGGTGTCGTCACGACTGTACCATCAACACAACATTCCCACTTTGGACCGCCTCTTTTTAGCATTAGAACTCGAACACATTGTCCTCGGTCGAGTGGTGCCCCTCCTCCGTTCGTACCTACCAGATCAAAACCGGTTCAATTGCTTGCCGAAGCTGGCGCGCGTCTTGGCGGCGATAACGGCGAAGGCAGTCGTTCAAAACCGCCAATGTTCGATGACAAGCACGATTCCGAAAGGCTCGCAGAACGCCACCGAAATCAACAG AAACGTCAATTTGGAGAAGTATCAAACCCAGCATCGAGTTCCCCGTCAAGTCCAAAACGGCCTTGTCCTGCTACATCCCTTACAACACCTTCGCCAAGCAATCGAAGATACGACATTCGAAACTTGGTCTCAATTCCGACAGAAGATAACTCCAAAACAAGAAATCCTGATATTGGCTCGGCAAAGACTTTTCCGAACCCCGACGGTCCGAGGCAGCAAGTTTCGGAGACCGAGGCGACTCGGCTAAAGTACGACCCACTAATAAGACGAGTATTTCCGGATCACCGGCCCACAAAGGTAGCGCCGATCGGCGAACACGACGCTGAACGTACGCAAAGTCGCCAGGTGACGCCCAAGAGCCATGTAACGGATCGGGGAGTGAGAAACCCGGACGAAACGAATCGACCCCGGGAGGAATTTGTTGACCGACATTGGCGTCCGGAAGTTGGTATAGATCGGAAGAGAGAGTCGGAAGATGCTCATCGAAGATCATCTGCTACATCTTCCTCCGGATACTACTATCCACCGAAGAACAATAACACTTCACATAAAGAAGCCTACTACCGCCCTGTCGGCATGATAGCTAGCTATAGAGAGGCAAAACAACGCATccagcaacaacagcagcaaaaACACACTCCTTCCGACCCCGCACCCAAACCAGGACACCACACACAGCAAGCAAGCAGCCACGAAAAAATGTCAGGTCCACACATGGTAGCTGAAGAGCGAAAGATCCTTCGCCCAAGCAGTCCCCACCGACCAAGTGGCAATGGAACCTCGCATTACCAAACCCCAACCCCAAAACCCCTAATGCAAAAGCGGGATTCTCAGAGTTACTCACACCATCATACCCCCTCACACAACGCACGACCACCAACTAAAAGAGAACCGGACTCCGAACGAAAACCGTTTTCCGCCTCTTTTTCCGTGGATCGGCTCACAGCGAAAAGCCACGATGCTCCCAATCCCCACAAACCGCAACCTCCAAAACAGGAACCAACTCAGCAGCGATATCCATTCGTACCTGGTAGAGTTGCAACACCAAAGCAATCTCCATACGCTGACCGTTGTGCCCCTGACCGCAGATCTTTCCCGCCATCTGCAACAGGAGATCCATTCAGATCTCAACACTCTCTCTCCCACCCACAAGGCCGGAACGGTGCTACCCCGACAAGACTATCTAAACCAGAGTATATCCCTGACCGTTCGCCCCGCGACGGCAAGAGCGATATTTTTGCCACGCCGCCTGGTAGAGCCAAGGACCCTTCCCCGCCTGTTAAACATGGTTCCCATCTCTCCCCATCCGCGCGGGCGTTATTGGCGAATCTTCCGCCGCCAGTTGCTTCGGCAATTTACCCGTACATCCCGAAGGACTGTCCTCCTCACGTGCTAGCAAGGATTCTTCAAGAGACGGAGAAAGTAATCGGCATCACGCCAGGGGCACCTCCTGTTCCACCACCACTTGATATAATGGCGCGACATCAGGCTCATTTTACCCAACAGCAGAAACAACTCGAACACCAAACCGCGCTTCAAGATGCCGTTCTTCGACAGCATCTAGCCGGGGATCCTTTCCGAATGATTAGTCCTCAAGAACAACAAGCAGCGGCGATGGATTATCTTGCTCGCGCCGCATCCGCGGTAAACGGAGGTACGGCACCCAATATGCAACCTGGTCCCGACCCTGCTCTTATGGCGTCAAAATTACAGATGTACCAACTATACACCCAACAACTGGCGAGTCTGCATCAAAATGTCGCTCGTCAGCTTCAGGAAACAGCGGGCCCAAGTGTGCCTCAAGCTGCAAAGTTGGGGCACGTAACCAGCTCAGATATGCTGCAGCAACTAGCGCGAATCAGCAGCGGACAAATCGGGAATGGCACAACCGCATTTCCAGACCTCCGCAACCCTTCTTACCTGGCCGCCACCCCGCAAATTCCGCCCCAGATGACGCCTGAAGTTGCCGCACGATTGGCGTACTCAATCGGCAGGCGTTAA